One Drosophila teissieri strain GT53w chromosome X, Prin_Dtei_1.1, whole genome shotgun sequence genomic window, GAGTGCAGTTTTCTCGCCAATGACGCAGTCAAATGATCTTTTAGCGAGTAATTTTCAACAATATGCCCAAGAAATGAgcactttttcatttttttgcaTACCGTTTAAAGATAACGCTTCAGCTGTGATCTGCTGTCCCAAATGCATATCATTTGGGACAGTTCTTGTCAGATGACATAAAGTCTGAGCGGATCCCAAAGGAATTGTATAACTGGGGGAGTCCTTGAAATTTACGATCGTAGGCCGAGCATTCTAGAGTTCAAGCATCACTCAAGGGTAATACACAAAAGTTTGTAGAAGCTTAGGTAACGTTTCATTGTTGTTTCATATTGTTAACGACATTCCCACGATGACCAATTAAAGGCAAACCGCTCTATTCTCGGTTTGGTTTAGTAATATTTACTGTTAAGACATCCCGGTTTCCCCAGAAGCCTCAATTACCATATGGAACGGACACCTGCAGTGCCCATCATTACCCGGAGGTCGAGAGGTGCGCCCAACATCTGTCATGGATCCCACGAATCCCACTCCCACCGGCACCCTTTGAACTTCGAACTTCCCTGTCCGTGTCCCTGGCCCATTGCATATGCCCTTTGAGGCCAGACTGGCGAATTCCATGAAAATTGAACAATTAAGTGGAAtttgctttactttttttgttatttgccaTTAATGCGGTTAAGCCgtgcaacaaaaacgaaatatcgagttgaaaaaaatataaaaaatggtaaatgcAATGCAGGCGCAGTCAAATTGCGGTTTTCGTGTGTCTAGACAATACAATAAATACAGTTAGccatatatttgtattatcaAATATGTATACACTGCAATTATTTGGAAAACCAGACATCAAGAATCCACATGTAACTTAATTATTAGATAGTTATAGTcgtgtttttgccattttaatgGTATAGAACTTTATATTTATCTCCCTTATACGCTAAGTATCTTTTACGCTAagtatcaaataaatattcatacttatattttaaattgcagTCATTATTTTGACAGTGTTCAgatgtatttaatattatgaCTGCTAGAGTGGCCATCGATGAGAAACCTTCTGGCTAGATGAGTGCTAATTCGCTCGAAACCCAGTGGCTGGAGTGGACCCAAACCTAAATAGGCTTTGAGGTTGGCAACCGGATCCAGGCGATGGATggaggcaaatgcaaataaggcAAAGGTGGTGGGTCAAATTATGCAAGGACAGCCGGAGGGGCCACCATGGGACCTGCGATTTTGCTTCCACCTTTCGCAGTGGCGCCCGAGCAGGGACCCAGCCCtttgcagtggcagtggcagtggcagctgcagttgcagctccTCCGTTAATGTTGTTGGCGCTGCGGTCGCGGCTTTGGCCATGGTCGCGGCTATGACGACGCCGTTGGTGGTTGCAGTGGTGCAGAGGCTTCCAGTTGGAGCCGCGTCGCGGCTCGACTCTCTCTTGCCTCATTGGCGTTTCACAAAGCGAGCGGCGTTGgctaaatttgcataaattaacaaTGTTTCGCAATTGCAGCGCCACTGATGCAGCGAATTCTTTGTGGCAGTGGGACGAGGGACCCGCACAATTCTCACATGTCCCATATCCCATCTCCCATGTCCAATGGCCAATGCCCAGTGTCCCATGCGAatgcgtgtgtgttttgtgtgtcgCAACCGTGGGCAGTGTGCGcgttttattgatttgatgCTCCAATGCACTTATTATCCCTCAGGCGGCCCCTCCTACTGCCTGTTAATCCCCTGGCGATGCGACGCCATTTGCCACGTCTCTCTGGCCTCCAACTCCTCTCTCTAACCAGTGGCTCCCACGCCCAGATACACAGACGACAGTGAGGAGGATATATACGCATTAGGGTGAGCCACATATCAGCCAAGTTGATCGATTGCGGCTCATTAGGGCTTCATTTATTCCGTGGATAGCGAATTGCGGTTCGATGCGATGGCTGAGAAGCCCGAAATTATGACTGAAAATGGGTAAGCGAGTGGAGTGGAGAAAGGGATGCTGAGGAATTCTAAGTTTATTTTGCATACCTTTAGAAATTAATTTGAGCTCAAAGTTCAAATTCCTTAAAGGGGCCGTAGAACCACaaccaaataaattttaaagattAGAGAGTATGGTATCCACTTAAAAAATTCTTAACGACCCAAATGGGTAAATTGACGCCATTTAAAGGAAAGTTTTTACCCAGCTTGCGATGTAGCTTTAATCTTCAGACGagtaattaaaagtaaaaacaaaaataaagaggTTTCTAAATTTGAAGGTGTTTCTTGGAAGAAAGATATTGATAAGATTAATGAGAAAGAACGATAAGaagaaacaaataattaaatgctttcGGCTTTTAATAATTCACtgaaaaaaaaaggttttgaacAAAGCGGCCAACAATTCCAgatttttgttgatttattaACCGATTAATTGGACCACCCGAACGGGTAAATTTCAACTCTTTTGCATTGTAAATTGGTCCAATTTACGTGTGTTTGGGCGTGCCAAATGGAATCATCAGCAGTCAATTAATCAAGTAGGCATGAATATCATACGGTTTATGTCATGTGTCACAAAAATACCTTTAAACGAACCCAAAATTTCGACCGTAACGTTTGTTTTAGGCGGATTTAATCCACAAACTAGAAATACCCCCTATTTTAGGACCAATAGCAAGGCAAGCTAGAAATCCTTCTTGCCATGGCCGCAGAGAATCCTGCAGCAGGAACTGCCGAGGAGGTCGAAGGCAACTGGTGCCTGATTGAGAGCGACCCGGGGGTCTTCACCGAGCTGATTCGTGGTTTTGGCTGCACGGGTGCCCAAGTGGAGGAGATCTGGACCCTGGATGCAGACGCCTTTCGTCACCTGGAGCCCATCCATGGCCTGATTTTCCTGTTCAAGTGGGTGGACGACAAGCCCGCTGGTCGCGTGGTCACTGATAGGAGTGACATCTTCTTCGCACGCCAGGTGATATCGAATGCCTGCGCCACGCAGGCTCTTCTCTGCCTGCTGCTTAATCTCCGCCATTCGGATATCGATTTGGGCCAAACATTGAACGGTTTCAAGCGCTTCTGCCAGGATCTGGATCCAGAAACCCGTGGTCACTGCTTGGGCAACGAGGAGAAGATCCGTAAAGTACACAATTCCTTTGCTCGACCCGTACTCTTCGAGTTTGATACGCGCCCGGGCTCGCCCGATGATTATTGTTACCACTTTGTTGGCTATATGCCAATAAAAGGCAAACTATTCGAATTGGACGGTATGCATGAGGGTCCCATCGAACTGGCCGAGATCGGCCAGCATCAAAACTGGTTGGATGTGGTCAGACCGATAATTGAGGCACGCATGGAGCGCTACAGCGTCGGAGAGATCCACTTCAACCTGATGGCCTTGGTCTCGGATCGTCAGCGATGCTACGAGCGCCAGATCCAACTGCTTGTCCACCAGCCATCGCCACTCAGTCACGCGGAGCGTCAGTCGGAGATCGCCACTCTGAGGACCTTTGTGAAATTCGAGCAGGAGAAGAAGCGACGCTACCGTCAGGAGAACATACGTCGCCGCCACAACTATTTGCCCTTCATTGTCGAGCTGCTGAAGCAGCTGGGCGAGACTGGCCAATTGATGCCCATTTACGAGAAGGCCAAGCAACGGGCCTATCAATGCCAAGCGTACAAAAGCGATAAAAACTAGCCCCCCCCCCCATTTTCAATCGGTCGGAAACGTATATGAAAAACATGCCACTTTGATAGAACTAGAAACGCGGTTTCCCAATTCGTTTTGCAGATTGATATATAGTATactacataaataaatattatatatcataAACATCGTTTAATGCATTATTCTGCAATCATGATTGATTCACTCATTCTCGTTTTATTAAACGATAAGATAAGATTGCGTCGTAATCCACTTGAGTTCACGAACAGTTTGTCGCATTGGGGATTTCGTAGGGATTAGGGCAGTCATAATTATGCAGCGGCATTAAATGGATGCAAAATGGGAGCAATAAACTGTGTCTGTTTTAAgaacaaattttcaaaatagcACAGCCAGATTCATGGCAACCTTGAGTATCCCCCCATTCAAGTGCTGTCGCAGCGAATTATGACAGATTCCATTTGGGATTGCCCCACCAACAGCACGGCAAGTGTCCCTCATCTTGAGGCTCTGCCCACTTCCTGTCGTcggttttcaatttgcatttgctgcagCCACGGCTCCTCATCTGGAACCGTCTGTAGCTCTGATAAatgatttctttttaatgCTTCGATGGGCCCAACCAAACGGAGCCCGTCCAAACCTACAGCTTCCATTTGCAACAGTCGGATGAGAACGAAGGGACGGGAGGAAGTGGTGGATATTCTGGACGGTGGACGGTGGACGTTGCgcttatttgtttatgttgcaCAGAGTAAACAactaattttcatttgccgcAGGAGTCGCACAACCACGACAAGATGACGACGACAACCATGATGggcaaggagcaggagcaggggaAGATGCAGATCTAGGGATACGAATTGGGACCCAAACAATGTCAGTCACAGGACTGTAAACCATGTACTTTAAACTTTACTTTAAACAATGCATGAAGAGTTGAgattatataaaaacaaagtaagTTCCATTTAGATTGAACCCATAACTAAATGTTAATTGGTTTTTGCGTTGTTTTTCGTTTCTCAGGATGCACAATGACGGTTGTCACTGAGAAATACTTGCGGTCACGGCTATGAAATGGTATTGGTTTGTTTCACTCAAGGCTTCACTGCATGACAAGTTTCTGGTCAAAAGGATAATGCTCGGAACGGGCAGAAAGGCAAGGACATGGGCAAATTGAAGTGCCAGTGGGTGTGAGAAGTGGCTGCCCATAAAAGGCAGCAAAACAcattcgcacacacagacatgcAGGagtaaccaaaaaaaaataaaaaaaatatagtacaaaaaccgcaaaataagcaaaagaCATTTCAACATCATCCCGCTCAATTTTCCATCTCTTTTCCCGCTCGGCTGGATTTCCTTTTGTTACACTTACTCCTGCTCACTGTTTTCATTTCCTTCAGCTCGTggacatatgtaaatatgagTGCAGCAGAGCAATCATAACAAAAATGCTGCACACTCAAATTATCCCTAAATAATTTAGATCTGTGCGGGCGAACAAACTGGGCAACTTTACCTTTTGAAGCCTGTGTGTGCGATGCTGATTTCGGGTTTGCTTAtctttcatttcatatttttggccGAAAGGGAAGCGGAAGAGGCAGAGGAGGCGGCagtggcggcggaggaggagaagatggtggtggtggaagaGGACCCAACATGaaagcggaagcggaagtgcTTACCTTTACACACATGCCCATGGGAGTTTATGGAGGCTGAAATCCAGCACTTGGCAAAAACGCATTTCATATGCAATAGATATACATttgaattaaacaaaaataatcatttttagATTAAATTGTAacccatatatattttactttcatCAACAATTTAAGagattaaatattcataacatgaaaatgtttttaaaacatgtaGCAACGTAAATGATTTCTCCAAGTGTGTGGAAAGTCCTCTGCGGAGGAAGTGGAAGGCGTGGCCGAGGTGGGGAATCCCCTTCGTTTGCCTACTCAGCTTTGAAATATGTCCACAGGTGCTCACCCACCGACTTTtatgccaaacaaaacaaaaacattaaattggCATTAGCGAGGTTGGTCACACAACTTTGTTTAATAGATTATTAAAAAACAGGCGCGTAATTGCTGTTTCATATGTCTAGTTACCTAAAATTGCCACAAACCACAATATAGAATTCTAGAttataaactataaataaatttaactttatGCTTGATTACCGaagacaaaaagaaaaaactacaCAATTTTGTGGCATAATTTTTCCGatttatatatgaaataaCCACAAAACACAATGATGTTAAAACTAGTCACTTGTTTTCAAACTTTGTTACATCTTTTCGGTCGAACCTCGCTTGGTTGCGTTTAGTTCAAAAGGCTAATTGAAATTTGCcattaataatgcaaaaaGGTCTCGGTGAGAAAGTTTTGgggccacccacccacatgtaggcacatacatacatgcatacacacacacatatttgtGCCCTGTGTGTGCGTaccattttaaatatttcaaatatttgtaacaTTTGCGCGGTGACTGCCAAGTAACGAAATGCTGCACTGGAATGGCATGGGATGGGATGTGATGGGATGGAATGGGCTGGGTTGGAAGAGGATGGAGTGCATGGTGTGGGTTCGAGACCACCGCTGACTCGGCCTTGCCATTTACCGCACGCCAAaaacatcagcatcagcatcagcggCGGTGAACAGTCGGACAAGCCAGGTGGAGTGGCCAGGAGCGTCGTGGAATGAGCCAGGATGCTTATTTTCTGGTCCGTCAGCCGCCGGTGATGTCGACGTCACCGTCACCGTCACCgtcaccgccaccgccaccacatGTATAACTGTAACTCCACCTCCTTCAGCAGAGGGTTTTGgtttcttgtttcttattttcaatcttttttttttgtggggggGTGGAACCCCATTTTGGATATGTTGTGTGTGCTGCCGTGATTTCGCGAACTGGCGACTGTGACtgtccaaaaaaaaaatggaaaataaatgaacaaGGGTGAAGTGCACAGGGGTtggtgaaaaaaaaacatcgagCACATGTTCAAGATGGAATGCTCGAAAATATGTTCGAGGGGTCGAAATCCTGAAATTCAGTGACAAACCGAAAGTTTCCAAGGTGTGGGTGCAAATCCTTAAAGCAATTAAAGATATCAGACCATTTAAAACACTAACCTTACTGTcactttattaatatttacacTTTTGTTTCAAAGATCTTATTAGATTACGAGTATTACGACCTTTGATTTTCATCTGATTAGGTTAGTTAAAATCACATCTGCTGGCTGCCTTgcctttgttttattatttatttcttgcttactttaaattttttctcgttttcgttGATTATTTCACgaaacaacaacggcaaacAGAGACCAAAACGAATGCCAGATCCTTGGAGCCCAGGACATGGGTGGTGTACTATATAGACATACAACTGGCGAGGCAAACAACACACAGGGATAAAAATTgtgcaaaagaaaaatgaaaaaattgcTAAAGACTGGGGAAAATCTCTTGAGGCTACTGAAAACTTCGTTCCATTTTGCCATCCCGTACCCGTAACCGTACCCGGTCCCGGACTCGACTTTCCCGATCCCCTCCAGAACCTGGTGCTCCGTTTTACCTTGGGCAATCGTACCGTACACATTTCTTATGCTGTGCTTCTTGGCTTTGCGCCTCGGAGGCCCGGCGTCTCGGTCCCCAGTTGCCCATCGTCCTTTGTCCATTGTCCGCCGTGTCCTCCGTCCTCTGTCCTTGTGCTGCATCTCTGTTCCACCAACTGGGCGCTGGCGCGCTCCCTGTCCTTGTCCCTTTCCCACTTGCGCCATTTCCTCGGCGGCTTTTCAGACGGCGGCAGTGGTTTAAACACATGAAACAATTATAAAGTTGCCAAGAAATGTAAACCCAAagagaaaacaatttaattgaatttaaccAGGGGGTTGTCATATCCTAATGGatttaaaacaacaacaataacaacagcagaCCGAATCGGTAACCGCAACTACAACCACCACTAcatcaaatacaaataaaagctgggagcaaaataaaaatatagaaaaaaaaacagtagaGAACAGTGGAGAGAGGGGAACTTCTGGGAATGGTGACCCAGCGATGGGGAAACCCCCAATCGAATCGATAGCaggcaaaataattaatattttattgcttgCGAGCAGTTGCACTGACTGGTTTTACTAGCTTTAGACAAAATGCACTTGCTTGCATtcccattaaaaaaaaaaataaaatcgtaatattattaattccttTTGCCCTAGAGCTTGCCATAGAGCTTTGTTTCTAACGTGTAGATCCTCAGAATTTTGGGTCTGTAATAGCCATAAGTTTTGCTTTGGCCAAAGTGGCGATATTGCAGCTGGCTGCTCGGCTTCCTCTTGTTCCTTGCCCTGCGACTGACACCACCCACATCAGcggccccgccccctttggCCGCCCAGTGAATAACATGCCGCCACTTTGATTCggcattgaaattgaaatccgCTTATTTGATGCTggaaaaaaagcgaaataaataagaaaatgaatgaaaaaaaaacgaaaagaaatcgTTGCAAAGCAagcaaaacaatattttccTAATTTTCGCGCGCGCACGCGACCAAGGAAAAGACAAAACGAGGGAAAAATTCCCCGAGCGTCAGGGCAAAAGAAAACTgtcagcggcagcaacaggagAAAACGCCCCGCGGAGTGGGGCGGAAAAGCGAGTGGGTGGCACTGGTGGGTGGGTGCTATAGATGGTGCGTTGGCTGGTGcgttgggtggtggtgggaaaacgaaaatggaaatgggacaTTTTCTGGCTGCAGTCAGCAGCGCGACTgtatttggcttttgtttgccgttgATTTCCGCTGCTTCCGATTGCTTTGTTGTACTTCCTTTGGCCCTCTTTTCATTCCTTTTATTATTGCCATTGCCCCAAACGAAGAGGCAAAAGGTGATTTGATAAGACatctcaacaaaaaaaagctgggaaaagaaatgcaaaaatagaAGGGGGCAAGGTGAGGTGAGGTGGTTGGTGGATTGGGCCACTTAGATTGAGGAATTGTTTTACATTTCACAAAGCCTGAAAATGTCACTTTACCATTTTCGCCCAATGGTATTTATCAACAAAAACCATATTCAAAATAAGCTTCTAATaagtataaattaaattattaaatttaattattattgaatgtaattaaaattacattttaaacgTTTTTGAGATATTCAAACTCTTTAAAAAGCCGACCAATTTGAGCattaacaaataattacattcattaaatattagAACAAACACATGTATAAAATCTTCGCCCACATCCAAAATCGATTGGTGGCtgaaaaatggggaaatcaTTTTTCTGAGGGCGAATTAATTTTCCAATCATTTTGTCATacattattattgtttgcGCAACAGAATtgtaaaattgatttatttatttattcacttgtactctatttgcttttattttatttcatatatatattatttcgACTAAATTAATGCTCAACCAGCCAGTGGAAAATCAAATAGACCACGCGTCCAAttcaaaaaccgaaaccgtAATCGAAATCAAACCCAAGTCGAGGAATGGTCAAGAATTATTAGCCTACGGCGCGTTTGAAATGCGGGTccaaaaaaatcagaaaaaaagaTAGCCAGTCGAAGCAATAGATAGCCCTATCTGACCAGGTTTCAGTTTTAttgccaatttttattttggtttaaatcaaaattgcCACCGAACCATAAAAATACTAAATCGAcgcaaaaatgtttcaatagaACAGTAGATATATGTAccctttatttatatttaacaacttaataaatacaaattacaaataaatcgAATGAAAATATTGGTAGACTTTTacaccaaaaaacaaatattctttttatattttactacaaatacaaaaaaactcAAAACACTACAAAATAACTGCTTTATAGATTGaatgtattttcaaataaattcgTTTTAAACACATATTAAAGCTTGAATTAAATCTCAATATAGTCGAACAATCTTTAGGTAAGGTAACCAAATTTGCatagaaaataatgaaaaatcaaGCAAAGTACTTTAATCAAAtgcatacattttaaaatggaatACGCTGCAGGTTTAATGTAGCAGAGTAAAGCGAATAAATTCGCAGCAGACAATCAAAACATCTATGGGAaagtttaaacatattttcggTTAACCAATAATATAAACTAAGCCACCAACTTgtacataaatcaaaatgaacAAATTGAACAATGCGAGTAGAAAAACAAGTATGTTTtcaactttgtttttgttctcaTTAATTATTCGAGAAACCTAATACAGCGTTTAAGTACTCGGAAATAAGCCTGGctaataataatgcataaatgaAACGTCATGGCCGAGACTCAAAAATGCAGTGCAAAAAAACACACGAATctatgaatatatgtatatgacaCTTATTGGAATTTTTGGCATAGACCAACAAAAGGAATGCCCAAAAAGATTCGCTTTTAATCGCATCAGAGGACATTTTGGCCCATTCCGCCGCATCGCTCAGTTGGATTTTACAAACAATTGGcatgtttttggttttttgctgCTCGACGACATGtttgttgttaatttgttGCTATTGCACGGCTGTCGGctctgtttttattatttgaatcCAGTGCTTTAGggatttaaaatatatatacacacacacacgcacacacaaatgtGTGCATATCGGCATGCAcataaaaagcatttatttatgcaaattttattttatttgttttcaatattttggTAACTTTGTCGCTGATATTTCCGCCATGCAAAATCAACAGCAGCCGACAACAAATCCAACCAACTGACCGGCTGTCAGGCAGCCAACCCACCTGGCCATGTGCAAATGCGTTTCACTGAATCATGTATGGGCACAGTGCGTATCGCGACTGTAGTTCCCAACATTTATGGGTCTTTAGCATTGGTTATTAGCTCAACAAAACAGGGTTTCTTTTGTCTATGCGaccatttttagccaagttataaAGATTATACCCTTCGTAAAAGTTGCATTTTTAACAAAAGTCGTTTTCCTACTTTTTCGTCAGAAAATAATCCGTTTTTTTTACcaaaactttgaaaataatGATCCAAAAGTGGAGTGacatacctcgttgagcttgtaattaaattaCCAATCGAATGGCATCTCAGTTTGaaattcttatatttttcaattttttgcaaattttaatgatgttaccccttatcaaaaatgcgaaaattgcccgaaaaattaatttcccaaTTTCCGGCTAAAAACGACATAGGTCTTTAGCATTGGTAATTAGCTGAACAAAACAGTTCTTCTTTCGTCTATACGActatttttagccaagttatgaAGATTATACCCTTCGTAAATGTTGCACTTTTGCAAAAAGTagttttgttaattttcagtcaaaaatgtttagttttttgaccaaaactttgaaaataatGATCCAAAAGTGGAGTGacatacctcgttgagcttgtaattaaattaCCAATCGAATGGCATCTCAGTTTgaaattcttatttttttaaattttaagcaaattttgatgatgttaccccttatcaaaaatgcgaaaatttggccaaaaattattttcacataGTCGATCAAAAAGTGATAtggttggttagtattggtaattaggagtaaaaaactgttaATCTTTTAGGTTTCTGaccatttttagccaagttataccgaaaataccaatcgtaaatattgaattttagccaaaaatcattttctgttttttgcgtACAtaattatcagtatttttatcacaacattcgaaatagtgttccaaatatggaataaACACTAAACATGTTCGCTAAAACAGTGGAAATAATGGTCCCAGCTTGTTATCTCATCCCTCATCGAGATCCTAATTAGATTCCGCATCAAATGGCCTAATACTCAAGATACGCACTGTATTGTGTtggataaaaataaatatgcacacACGTACAGTCGCATGTGTATGGATCAgtgtgcatttgtgtgtgcgcTTCTGGCGACgcattattttgtattttaataattcaaatatcaatttgttgttacatttaatatttaatttgaactAAAATGTGTTAAATTCTTTGGGGTATTACGAGCGCACAACTGAACAAGTGCATTGTGTGAGtcggtgtgggtgtgtgcgagcgagagagtATTGGCATGGGGGAAAGAGACGCACATATGGCATGCAATTTTTGGTCTGCTTAATTACAGCTTAAAATCTTTGATTACAAAACCACCCAAACAAATAGACACCGGCGGCAAAGCTGAAATAAATactgaaaccaaaaccaaaatgctAATTGCCATCCGCTAAAGTCTCCCGTGCATctaaaatgcagaaaaatctTTTGAATATTCCGGTGAAAAGCCGTGTCGTATGATTATCTTGGCCATGGCCGGTTTACAAATCAAAGTAAAGCACTTTGCAGAGTGCAGGCCTAAGCGAAAACTATAGGAGTACCCCATTCAGTTAGTGATAATCATTtctataaattaattgataGGCCTCTTCTTAAACGATCATGTTGGGGGTTTCGATATCCTTTCGCAGGACTCGCGTGCCTCTGCCATTCCGAAGTCCGCCTCTTTGCCTAATTGCCCACTTGACGGCAGCTGCTCTGGGTCACTTTTACCCATTCCACCTGGTTCCTGCGAGGAGGAGACggtggagatggaggtggacTGGACTGCTTGGCCAGCAGTCATTGAGCGTGTGGCATGTTTGTCAATGCCGGATGAACTCCCAGAACGCAGGCTCCCGGACGTGCGGCAAGTTCAGGTGCATGCCACATCCACCCAGTCCAGTTCAGTTCAGTCTAGTCCAACCCATTTCAATCCATTCCCACTACGGTGGAGTAGGCCCTTGGCCGCGTTGCCTGGACGACCCAAAACGCATGCAATCAAGTGTAAAATCatagaatttttaattgattccaccaacgcaacgcaacgcatcGCAACGCAGTCGTATCCTGGCCAGGACAAATTCAGACGCAGTCCTTGTCTCGTGTTCATATTGTTTTTTctcgcattttgtttttcgtatCCTGCCCACTTGGACCGGCGGACCCTTCTAATGCGCCGCTGTCGGAACTGCgggtgttttgttttcaaatgCCCTATGAAAGGGTGTATACACTTGGTAGTACAAATGGCAATCATTCATATGAATGAACAATTTATGAACAAATGGGTAACTAATTTCCTTGaatatgttatatttatttagataatTTTTCTACAAACAAGCACCAAACTTTAGACACTTAAACTC contains:
- the LOC122624467 gene encoding ubiquitin carboxyl-terminal hydrolase isozyme L5, translated to MAAENPAAGTAEEVEGNWCLIESDPGVFTELIRGFGCTGAQVEEIWTLDADAFRHLEPIHGLIFLFKWVDDKPAGRVVTDRSDIFFARQVISNACATQALLCLLLNLRHSDIDLGQTLNGFKRFCQDLDPETRGHCLGNEEKIRKVHNSFARPVLFEFDTRPGSPDDYCYHFVGYMPIKGKLFELDGMHEGPIELAEIGQHQNWLDVVRPIIEARMERYSVGEIHFNLMALVSDRQRCYERQIQLLVHQPSPLSHAERQSEIATLRTFVKFEQEKKRRYRQENIRRRHNYLPFIVELLKQLGETGQLMPIYEKAKQRAYQCQAYKSDKN